The DNA window AAATGCTTGTCAAGATAGTACAACACTTGAAGATTTATACCTTCCGTATAAAAAAAGTCGAAAAACCAAAGCCGAAACCGCTCGTAAAAATGGCTTAGAGTCTTTAGCAAAAATCATTATGAGTCAAAATGCTAATGATATTGAATCTATTGCGCTTAAATATGTAAAAAATGATGTTGAAACACCAGAAAATGCTTTAGAAGGTGCGCGACATATTATTGCTGAATGGATCAATGAACGTTCTGACATTAGAAACAACCTTCGAAATCAATTAGAGCGTCACGCCATGATTGCTACCAAAGTTGTGAAAGCAAAAAAAGATGATGAAAACGCGCAAAAATTTAGAGATTATTTTGAATGGGAAGAAGCCTTAAGTCGAATTCCATCACACAGATTACTAGCTATTTTAAGAGCAGAAAACGAAGGTTTTATCAGAGTAAAAATCCAGATAGATACTGAACGTGCTCTAGATCGTATTGATAACAAAATCATTAAAAGTCAAAATGCATGTGCAGATCAAATTGAACTTGCCATTTCAGATGCATATAAACGATTACTATTTCCGTCGTTAAGTAATGAAGCACTTCAAAAGGCAAAAGATAAAGCTGATGAAGCTGCAATCTCAATTTTTGCAAAAAATTTAAAACAATTATTGCTAGGTTCACCATTAGGAGAAAAACGAGTTTTGGCTATAGATCCTGGATTTAGATCAGGATGTAAAGTGGTTTGTTTAGATGAAAAAGGCGACTTAAAACACAACGAAACCATTTATCCTCATCCTCCAAAAAGTGACCAAACTGGAGCCATGAAAAAAATTAGCTTTTTAACTGAAGCACATCAAATTGAAGCCATAGCTATTGGAAACGGAACAGCATCACGTGAAACTGAAGCATTGATTAGAAGAATTCGGTTTAAAAATGACATTCAAGTATTTGTTGTGAGCGAAGCTGGAGCTAGTATTTATTCCGCATCAAAAATTGCTCGCGATGAATTCCCTAATTATGATGTGACTGTTCGCGGTTCGGTTTCTATTGGACGTCGCTTACAAGATCCTTTAGCCGAATTGGTAAAAATTGATGCCAAATCTATTGGTGTTGGACAATACCAACACGATGTCGATCAAAACAAACTCAAAAAAGAATTAGATGTTGTGGTTGAAAACTGTGTAAATTCCGTTGGTGTTAATATCAATACTGCTAGTCATAGTTTATTGAGTTACGTTTCTGGAATTGGTCCAAAATTAGCCGAGAACATTGTGAATTACAGAAGTGAAAATGGTGCATTCACTAATAGAAATACTATTAAAAAAGTGCCTCGTTTAGGTGATAAAGCTTTTGAACAAGGTGTTGGTTTCTTAAGAATAAAAGATGGTGAAAATCCATTAGATGATTCTGCTGTACATCCTGAAAGTTATGCAATCGTGAAAAAAATGGCAAAAGACGAAGGTGTTTCGCTTTCAGAATTAATTGGAAACAAAACCATTCTTAAAAAGATTAATTTAAAACATTATTGTACTGAATCAGTCGGATTATTAACACTTGAAGATATTGTAAAAGAACTTGAAAAACCTGGTTTAGACATACGAGAACAAGCCAAAGTATTTACATTCAATCAAAACATTAAAACTATCACTGATTTAAGAGCAGGTCAATTACTTCCAGGAATTGTCAATAATATCACAGCATTTGGCTGTTTCGTAGATGTTGGAATTAAAGAAAGTGGCTTGATCCATGTGTCTAATTTATCAGACAGTTTTGTAAAAGATGTAAATGAACATGTGCATTTGCATCAACAAATCGTGGTTAAAGTCTTAGAAGTTGATGTTCCTAGAAAGCGTATTCAACTGAAACTACATAAACTATAGATGTGTTCAAGGTGTATTCCTTTAGAAGAACTATTCCAAATAAGCCACCAACATCATCATTTATTTCATTTGTCTCTTTAACTCCTTATCTTTACTTAAAATGAAAAATTATGTTATCAAAAACTATTGAAACTGCATTAAATAAACAAATTAGAATCGAAGCCGAGTCATCTCAGGTTTATTTAGCAATGGCTATTTGGGCTGAAGTAAAAGGCTTAGAAGGCATTTCAAATTTCATGTATGACCAATCTGATGAAGAACGAGAACACATGCTTAAATTAGTAAAGTTTGTTAACGAACGCGGTGGACATGCACATGTTTCAGAATTAAAAGCACCAAACGTAACTTTTGGATCGTTTAAAGAAATGTTTGAAAAATTATTAGCTCATGAAATCTTTGTTTCTGAAAGCATTAATAATTTAGTTCATATTTCTCTTGAAAACAGAGACTATGCAACACATAATTTCTTACAATGGTACGTCTCTGAACAAATTGAAGAAGAGGCTACAGCAAGAACTATTTTAGACAAAGTGAATATGATTGGTGATGATAAAGGTGGACTTTACTTATTTGATAGAGATATTCAGCAATTAACTGTGAATTCTGCAGCACAACAGCCTGGAATTTAAATGTTAAAATTTATTTAGATTAAATTTAAATAATTATTTTTGCATCATTGTTACTAGCAAATTCAATGGGCAAAAAAAAGAAAGACAAGACACTGAAGAAAGAACGTATAAAAGTTCTTCAATCAACTGGTTTTGATACTTTAAAAGTAAAATCTAAATGCTGTAAGAAGTTTAAAAAATCAGAATTTAAACGCTGTAAAAAGTGTCCTTGCTTTGATTTAATAAAAAAAGTAGCCTAACCTTTTTGTAATTTTTTGTTCACTAAACAGACTTAGTGAACATGACACATACATTTAAAGAGTTTTCTACCAATGCCATTTTCAATATTGGAAATGAAACCGATTTAAAATCATTTCTCACACCTAAACAAACAGAACTATACACATTTATTTGGGCTCAAGCGGAAGCCATCGAAATAGTCATTGATAGTCTTCCATTTACCATTCAACCTCATAGTATTTTAGCACTAACTCCTATTCAATATTTACAATATATAAGTGGAAAAGATGCAATAATGTATCAATTTAACAGAGAATTCTATTGTATCAAAGACCATGACCAAGAAGTGAGTTGTGTTGGTGTTTTATTTTTTGGAAACACTAATATTCCAATCATTCATTTAGATAAAACGGAACAACACAAGTTTCAAATGCTTCATGACGTTTTTATTGACGAATTAGAAACAAAAGACACAATTCAAGCAGAAATGTTGCGCATGCTTATGGCTCGTTTCATAATTAAAAGTACACGTTTGCTTAAAGCGAAAGAAGGCATTGTTGAAACAGCTAAAAGTTCAAAAGTAAATTTATTAAGATCTTATAATTTTTTAGTTGAGCAACATTTTAAAACGGAACATAGCGTGTCATTCTATGCAGAACAACTATTTAAGTCGCCAAAAACCTTATCCAATAATTTTGCAAAACTTAATCAAAGTCCGTTACAAATCATACATGAACGCATTGTATTAGAAACTAAACGCCTTCTAATTTATACAGATAAAACGGCTAAAGAAATTGCCTATGAAGTAGGTTTTCAAGACGCTTCACACTTAAGCCGATTATTTAAAAAGCACACCACACAGTCGCCTTCAGAATTCAAAAAACAGCTTTCTACATCAAACTAGGAAAAATTGACAAGTCATTAGGAAAATTCTTCATTCTTTAACAACAGCTTCTATCTCATCTTTGCATTGTAATATTTAAACAATAACAAGATGACAACACCACACAAATCAATATTCAATTTAATTGAAATATTTAGAAGCAGTCCAAAACATTTTATGAACACATTAGTAGCTAAAACACATTGTGAAAATCAACATATTCACGATTACTATTGTGATGCTGAAACACCTCATATCAATTCAAAATAATTACAATGGGAAGAATTGACAAGCATGTAGGAGGAATATTCATTTTATGACTTCTATTTCTATCGCAACTTTGTACCAACAAAAAATCAAACAAATACTAACACTACTCTGAATACTATAAGAGTTAAAAATTTAAAATTATGAACACATTTAATGTACCAACAAAAGAAGATGTAAGCTCTAATAATCAAGCTATTTTTGACAATCTAAACAAAGCATTAGGTTTTGTACCAAACTTATATGCTACGTATGCACATAGTGATACAGCACTTGAAAACTATTTAACATTTTCGAATGCAAAAACATCATTAACTGCTAAAGAAAAAGAAGTCATAAACCTAGCTGTAAGCCAAGTAAATGATTGTATCTACTGCCTATCTGCTCATACAGTAATAGGAAAAATGAACGGGTTTACTGATGCGCAAATCTTAGAATTAAGATCTGGATTTTCTACAGTAAACACAAAATTAGATGCACTTGCAAAATTAGCTAAGAACATTACTGAAAATAGAGGGAAAACGGATGAATCAGTATTAGAAGATTTCTTTGCTTCAGGATATACAAAAGGAAATTTAATTGATGTTATCTCTTTAGTAGGCGACAAAACAATTTCAAACTACATACACAGTACAACTAATGTTCCTGTTGATTTTCCTGTAGCTCAACCTTTAGAATTACAAACTGTTTAAACATAAATATTAATAAACCATAACACACAAAATCATGAAAAAAATCATTTCCATACTCGTAATTGCATTAGCATTTTCAATACATTCAAATGCACAAGATAAAATGATGAAAGACACTAAGGCAACTGTAATTTCCTTAGAACAAACTAAAGGAGAATTTACTCAAAAAGAAATCACTTTAGAAGCGGGTGCATATGTCTTTGAGATTGAAAACAATAATGTCGGACATCAAGTAGGTTTCGTACTTGCACCAAAATCTAATCCTGATGCGCATATTAAAACAGCTTATGTTACTAAAGCAGTTGACAACAACTCTAAAGAGACATCAAATATTACAAATTTGGAAAAAGGAGAATACGTATATTTTTGTCCGATGAATCCAACACCTCAATATACTTTAATTGTGAACTAAAATCATTAAAATGATTAGTAGCTAAAAAGAGTGTCTTAAAAAAAGGACGCTCTTTTTTTATGCAGAATTACGACTCGCATTAATATTACCAAATAAAGAACGCATCACAATTTTTTCATAAACAGCAATTTCTTTTTCATCTCGAACTTCGGCTTTTTCTAATTCTTGAATTTTTTTAAGTGCATATTGTTGTATTGTCAATAGTGGCAAAACAATAGATTCTCTAACAGCAATAGAGGCCTTAGCTGCTGGTTCCTCTTCCATAAGTTGTTTTGAACCTGTTAACTTTAAAAGCAAACGCTTAGAAGTTTTGTATTCGGTATGAATAATGGTCCAAAAGCCACCAAATTCGTCATCATCAGCCATATATTTTGTAAGATCAAAAAACGATTTTGACAAAGACATCATACTGTTTTTAACTAAAGTTTTAAAGAAATTAGAGCTATTATATAAGTCTTTCACTTTATCAAATTCACCTTGATCTTCGTAATGTTTTAATGCAGTTCCTACACCAAAAAATCCTGGTACATTTTGTTTTAACTGACTCCAACTTCCAACAAATGGAATCGCTCTTAAGTCTTCAAATATTAACTTATCAGACTTTCCGCGTTTTGATGGTCGACTTCCTATATTAGTTTTAGCATAATATTTTAAGGTACTCATACGCTCTAGATATGGGACAAACATGGCATGATTTTTAAAATCGGAATAGGCTTTAAAACTCAAGTTTGCTAATTCGTCCATGACTTTAATATTGTCAGTCTTCATTGCTAAATTAGTGTCATTGAGACGATTTAAAATCCCAGAACTTATCAATTGTTCAAGATTATACTGTGAAGAATCTAAGGTTCCAAAGTTAGAGCTAATCGTTTGTCCTTGAATGGTAAGCTGTACTTCTTTATCTTCAATCGTTGGACCTAAAGACGCATAAAACTGATGTGTTTTTCCTCCTCCTCTAGCAGGTGGACCACCACGACCATCAAAGAAAATTACAGTTACATCATATTTTCTTGACACTTCAGTTAAGCGTTCTTTAGCTTTAAAAATTCCCCAATTTGCCATAAGATAACCACCATCTTTTGTGCCATCACTAAAGCCTAGCATAATGGTTTGCTTGTTTCCTCTCTTTTTTAAATGCTTTGCATATTCTGGATTGGTGTACAACTCTTCCATGACAGCAGGCGCATTTTCTAAATCGGTTATGGTTTCAAATAAAGGTCCAATATCTACCGTTAATTCCTCTTCAAAAGCCACCAATTTCAGCATTGCAAAAAGTTGCATCACGTTAAGTGTCGTTTGGTTATTACTTATAATATAACGATTGGCCGCTTTTTCTCCATTGGTTTGCTGAATCGTTTTGATCGCTTTCATTGAATTAAGTGTTTTTAAAACATCTTCATCATTATATATGGAAAGGTCTATAGTTCCTTTAACTTTTGAAAGCATCTCGACTTGTTCCTTTTCAGATAAATCATAATAATTTTTTGGAAAGACTTTAGATCCTGTAGCAATAAGCCTATCTACCATTTTATTAAAAACAGCTGCATGAGCACGACTATCTTGACGAATATCTAAAGCTCCAAAATGGAATCCAAACAAATGGACTTTATTAAGCAGACTATTAAACTCTTCTAAATAAAGGGATTGATGCTCTTTAATGATAATAGACTTAATCGCTTTTAATTCTGAAGTAAAATGTGATAATGTTAATGCTTCTTTATCAGGTATTATAAAGGCATCATAAAGTTTTGTCTCTAATTCTGACAGACGTTCACCAACACCTTTAAATGTAAGTTTTCGTTTTAAACGTCTAATATCACGATAGTAATTTTTAAGAATTGTTATTCGCAATCTTCTCGCAACTTTTAAAGTGATTTCTGGAGTTACAAATGGATTTCCATCACGATCTCCTCCTGGCCAAAAACCAATATTTATGATATCGTTTTCTATATGATTTCCTTCAAATATGTTTTGTTGAATATAATCATAAATACTTCCGAAGGAATAATAAAACACATGTTCTAAATACCAAATTAGATTTACAGCTTCATCATAAGGAGAAGGCTTTTCATGTTTAAAAAAAGGTGTTTTTCCGAGTTGAGCTAAAAGATCATTAATCGTTAATAAATCGTTCTTTTGGATGGCTTCGGTTAAATCTGTAATAATTCCTAAAACAGCTCCAGGATAAAATTGCGTAGGATGTGCAGTGAGCACTATTCTAACTTTAAATTCTTCTAAATAATGTTTTAATTCTTCTAACTTATGCTCTGAAGCAGCTGATTCTTTAAGACTTCGAAGTGTTCCGATACCATCCATATTATTCACCACAGGAAAAGCTGCATCTTCAATGGCATCAAATAAAACAACTTGACGTTCTATATATTGAATAAATCGAAACAGTAAATTAGTTTGACTGTCTTTAGTACGTCTTGCTTGATATTTTTTAAAAAAAGTCTCAACTATGGTCGTAGGATTATCTCCTGCTTTAAACCCCTTCTCACAGGTTTCATGAAATAAGGGTAACAAAACTCCAGTCTTGGTAATAGTATCAAAAGGTAACGTCATAAATATACTATTGTATATCTGATATTTTGATAAGACATTTTGTTTAAATCTTATAAGTTTAGGTTGCGTAGACATAATATTTACTTCTTTGCATAAAGGTAGTACAAGCGCAACTGTTTTTATGTTACCTACTTGCATTTTTACAGAAAAAGCTAAAAGAAAAGGAAATCGTTAATAATGTTTCATTTTATAGGCATCATTAATATGAATATTTTAACACGTATTTACGTGTGTCTATATAATTACTACATTTGCAATGTTAACTTTTCAAATCAACACTATGTACAGTACGATTCAAATGATTCATTCTTATTGGGCTTATTTGGTATTAACCATGATAATTATAGCCAGTTTTAACGCCATTATAAAATATTTTGGCGGAAAGGAATTTAATGCTATAGATTTTAGAATTGCATTGTTTACATTGATTGTAACTCATATTCAGTTATTATTAGGAATTGCTTTATTTTTTGCTTCAGGTTATGTGTCATTAATAAGTGATATAGGCATGAGTGAATTAATGAATAATGATGTTTTACGTAACAAGATAATTGAACACCCAACATTAATGATTATAGCTGTTGCTTTAATAACTATAGGCTATTCTAAACACAAAAAGAAACTAACTTCTAAACCAAAGTTTAAAGTTCTAGCTATTTTTTACACATTAGCATTGGCTTCTGTTTTGTATATGATTCCTTGGAAAACATGGTTTTAAAACGGCTATAAAATAAAAAAAGCGCAAACTTACAAGTTTGCGCTTTTTTTATAATGAATCTTTAATACGGTGTTATTTTGCTTCTTTCACAACAAAAACATACACTGGAAAGTGGTCACTAAATCCATTTGTAAAGCCACTAGAGAAACTTCTAAAAGGGTAACCTTTGTAACGCCCATGCTTGCTAATTAAATAATTGCGACTGTATATTTCGGCTTTATAAAACCTATAAGACGAGTAATCTTTTTCTAATAAAGGTTTTGTCATTAGTATTTGATCAAACAAACTCCAAGCATCTCTATATGCTGTAGTTCCCAAACCATCTTTTCTAAACATGTTTTCATAAGGATTATAAATTCCTTTTAAACCAACATCTTCTTTTTCACTTTCTGCTTTTAAAACTTTTTTAACGCTTTCGTTAGTTGGATTGTCATTTAAATCTCCCATAATAAAGATCTTAGCATAAGGATCAATAGACTGTAAAGAGTCTGAAAGTCGTTTACTTACCTTTGCTGCAGCAACACGATTTACTCTACTTTTTGCTTCACCACCACTTCTTGATGGCCAGTGATTAACTACAACATGAATAAGATCTCCATCTAATTCTCCAGAAACGAGTAATTGATCTCTTGTTTGTCT is part of the Psychroserpens ponticola genome and encodes:
- a CDS encoding endonuclease/exonuclease/phosphatase family protein, translated to MKAIRITITTICFLLTFSLFSQEEKKKKPFTVHTIAFYNLENLFDTVNDTTKFDERSPIMEMKANREEVYIKKVQNMARVIADIGSDVTGNSPAVIGVCEVENRQVLVDVVNDPLLVGRDYGIIHYESPDVRGIDVALLYQKKLFRPISHSSHEVKIYDHNTKERRQTRDQLLVSGELDGDLIHVVVNHWPSRSGGEAKSRVNRVAAAKVSKRLSDSLQSIDPYAKIFIMGDLNDNPTNESVKKVLKAESEKEDVGLKGIYNPYENMFRKDGLGTTAYRDAWSLFDQILMTKPLLEKDYSSYRFYKAEIYSRNYLISKHGRYKGYPFRSFSSGFTNGFSDHFPVYVFVVKEAK
- a CDS encoding ferritin — translated: MLSKTIETALNKQIRIEAESSQVYLAMAIWAEVKGLEGISNFMYDQSDEEREHMLKLVKFVNERGGHAHVSELKAPNVTFGSFKEMFEKLLAHEIFVSESINNLVHISLENRDYATHNFLQWYVSEQIEEEATARTILDKVNMIGDDKGGLYLFDRDIQQLTVNSAAQQPGI
- a CDS encoding helix-turn-helix domain-containing protein produces the protein MTHTFKEFSTNAIFNIGNETDLKSFLTPKQTELYTFIWAQAEAIEIVIDSLPFTIQPHSILALTPIQYLQYISGKDAIMYQFNREFYCIKDHDQEVSCVGVLFFGNTNIPIIHLDKTEQHKFQMLHDVFIDELETKDTIQAEMLRMLMARFIIKSTRLLKAKEGIVETAKSSKVNLLRSYNFLVEQHFKTEHSVSFYAEQLFKSPKTLSNNFAKLNQSPLQIIHERIVLETKRLLIYTDKTAKEIAYEVGFQDASHLSRLFKKHTTQSPSEFKKQLSTSN
- a CDS encoding cupredoxin domain-containing protein; this encodes MKKIISILVIALAFSIHSNAQDKMMKDTKATVISLEQTKGEFTQKEITLEAGAYVFEIENNNVGHQVGFVLAPKSNPDAHIKTAYVTKAVDNNSKETSNITNLEKGEYVYFCPMNPTPQYTLIVN
- a CDS encoding Tex family protein is translated as MISYIISKTKLPESSVKNTVNLLNQDCTIPFISRYRKEATGNLDEVQIGDIVKYKEQFEALEKRKTAILKALEEQDVLTSELKAKVNACQDSTTLEDLYLPYKKSRKTKAETARKNGLESLAKIIMSQNANDIESIALKYVKNDVETPENALEGARHIIAEWINERSDIRNNLRNQLERHAMIATKVVKAKKDDENAQKFRDYFEWEEALSRIPSHRLLAILRAENEGFIRVKIQIDTERALDRIDNKIIKSQNACADQIELAISDAYKRLLFPSLSNEALQKAKDKADEAAISIFAKNLKQLLLGSPLGEKRVLAIDPGFRSGCKVVCLDEKGDLKHNETIYPHPPKSDQTGAMKKISFLTEAHQIEAIAIGNGTASRETEALIRRIRFKNDIQVFVVSEAGASIYSASKIARDEFPNYDVTVRGSVSIGRRLQDPLAELVKIDAKSIGVGQYQHDVDQNKLKKELDVVVENCVNSVGVNINTASHSLLSYVSGIGPKLAENIVNYRSENGAFTNRNTIKKVPRLGDKAFEQGVGFLRIKDGENPLDDSAVHPESYAIVKKMAKDEGVSLSELIGNKTILKKINLKHYCTESVGLLTLEDIVKELEKPGLDIREQAKVFTFNQNIKTITDLRAGQLLPGIVNNITAFGCFVDVGIKESGLIHVSNLSDSFVKDVNEHVHLHQQIVVKVLEVDVPRKRIQLKLHKL
- a CDS encoding phosphoenolpyruvate carboxylase; translated protein: MSTQPKLIRFKQNVLSKYQIYNSIFMTLPFDTITKTGVLLPLFHETCEKGFKAGDNPTTIVETFFKKYQARRTKDSQTNLLFRFIQYIERQVVLFDAIEDAAFPVVNNMDGIGTLRSLKESAASEHKLEELKHYLEEFKVRIVLTAHPTQFYPGAVLGIITDLTEAIQKNDLLTINDLLAQLGKTPFFKHEKPSPYDEAVNLIWYLEHVFYYSFGSIYDYIQQNIFEGNHIENDIINIGFWPGGDRDGNPFVTPEITLKVARRLRITILKNYYRDIRRLKRKLTFKGVGERLSELETKLYDAFIIPDKEALTLSHFTSELKAIKSIIIKEHQSLYLEEFNSLLNKVHLFGFHFGALDIRQDSRAHAAVFNKMVDRLIATGSKVFPKNYYDLSEKEQVEMLSKVKGTIDLSIYNDEDVLKTLNSMKAIKTIQQTNGEKAANRYIISNNQTTLNVMQLFAMLKLVAFEEELTVDIGPLFETITDLENAPAVMEELYTNPEYAKHLKKRGNKQTIMLGFSDGTKDGGYLMANWGIFKAKERLTEVSRKYDVTVIFFDGRGGPPARGGGKTHQFYASLGPTIEDKEVQLTIQGQTISSNFGTLDSSQYNLEQLISSGILNRLNDTNLAMKTDNIKVMDELANLSFKAYSDFKNHAMFVPYLERMSTLKYYAKTNIGSRPSKRGKSDKLIFEDLRAIPFVGSWSQLKQNVPGFFGVGTALKHYEDQGEFDKVKDLYNSSNFFKTLVKNSMMSLSKSFFDLTKYMADDDEFGGFWTIIHTEYKTSKRLLLKLTGSKQLMEEEPAAKASIAVRESIVLPLLTIQQYALKKIQELEKAEVRDEKEIAVYEKIVMRSLFGNINASRNSA
- a CDS encoding carboxymuconolactone decarboxylase family protein translates to MNTFNVPTKEDVSSNNQAIFDNLNKALGFVPNLYATYAHSDTALENYLTFSNAKTSLTAKEKEVINLAVSQVNDCIYCLSAHTVIGKMNGFTDAQILELRSGFSTVNTKLDALAKLAKNITENRGKTDESVLEDFFASGYTKGNLIDVISLVGDKTISNYIHSTTNVPVDFPVAQPLELQTV